In a single window of the Caulobacter soli genome:
- a CDS encoding JAB domain-containing protein yields the protein MVSGRSLKATPGVAEASPPAAHQLGHRERLRDRAKAGGLSALPDYELLELYLFRTFARGDVKPMAKALLARFGSFGATISASIEELKTVPGVGESAAVDLKLLHEAALRAGRDKIAKRPVISSWTALLGYVRVALANEPREQFRVLFLDNKNQLIADEVMNHGTVDHAPVYPREVMRRALELSSSNIILLHNHSTLNHRHPRPPI from the coding sequence ATGGTCAGCGGTCGATCACTCAAGGCGACGCCCGGCGTGGCGGAGGCCTCGCCGCCCGCCGCGCATCAGCTGGGCCACCGCGAGCGGCTGCGCGACCGGGCCAAGGCCGGGGGTCTTTCCGCCCTGCCCGACTACGAGTTGCTGGAGCTCTACCTCTTCCGCACCTTCGCGCGCGGCGACGTCAAGCCGATGGCCAAGGCGCTGCTGGCCCGGTTCGGCTCGTTCGGGGCGACGATCTCGGCCTCGATCGAGGAGCTGAAGACCGTGCCGGGCGTCGGCGAGAGCGCGGCGGTCGATCTGAAACTGCTGCACGAAGCCGCCCTGCGGGCCGGTCGCGACAAGATCGCCAAGCGGCCGGTGATCTCGTCCTGGACGGCGCTGCTGGGCTATGTCCGCGTCGCCCTGGCCAACGAGCCGCGCGAGCAGTTCCGCGTGCTGTTCCTGGACAACAAGAACCAGCTGATCGCCGACGAAGTGATGAACCACGGCACCGTCGACCACGCTCCGGTCTATCCGCGCGAGGTGATGCGGCGGGCCCTGGAGCTGTCGAGCAGCAACATCATCCTGCTGCACAACCATTCCACTCTCAACCACAGGCATCCACGCCCGCCCATTTGA
- a CDS encoding helix-turn-helix domain-containing protein, whose amino-acid sequence MGTRIRVQRRHMKISQDDLAQVLGLTFQQVQKYERGTNRVSASMLVRIAAKLQTTVGSLVGEDVVAEQDVAMLTALSTPGAIDLLRAYGQATPKGRKTILNVAKTLVEPDETADVA is encoded by the coding sequence GTGGGGACCCGCATCCGGGTTCAACGCCGGCACATGAAAATCAGCCAGGACGATCTGGCCCAGGTTCTGGGCCTGACGTTCCAGCAGGTCCAAAAGTACGAGCGTGGCACCAATCGCGTCTCGGCCTCGATGCTGGTGCGCATCGCCGCCAAGCTGCAGACCACGGTCGGCAGCCTGGTGGGCGAGGACGTGGTGGCCGAGCAGGACGTGGCCATGCTGACGGCGCTCTCGACGCCGGGCGCCATCGACCTGTTGCGGGCCTACGGCCAGGCCACGCCGAAGGGCCGCAAGACCATCCTCAACGTCGCCAAGACGCTGGTCGAGCCGGACGAGACGGCGGACGTGGCTTAG
- the sfsA gene encoding DNA/RNA nuclease SfsA has protein sequence MLLPQPMAHGVIVQRYKRFFCDLVLDDGREVTAHCPNSGAMLGVNLPGQGAWASFSDDPKRKLAWTLQVVEAAGPDGKGLVGVNTHLPNKLVAEALVGGVIPELTGYASIRPEVKYAAASRVDFLLTDPDRPPCWLEVKNVHLSRTPPLAEFPDCKAARSTRHLEDLAAQVREGHRAVALFVVQREDCDRFKACADLDPAFAAGLERAADAGVEVLVYRCAMATGEIRIADRIAWSR, from the coding sequence ATGCTTCTCCCGCAACCGATGGCGCACGGCGTGATCGTCCAGCGCTACAAGCGCTTCTTCTGCGACCTGGTGCTCGACGACGGGCGCGAGGTGACGGCGCACTGTCCCAACTCCGGCGCCATGCTGGGCGTGAACCTACCGGGCCAGGGGGCGTGGGCGTCGTTCTCCGACGATCCCAAGCGCAAGCTGGCCTGGACGCTGCAGGTGGTCGAGGCCGCCGGGCCGGACGGCAAGGGGCTCGTGGGGGTCAACACCCACCTGCCCAACAAGCTGGTCGCCGAGGCCCTGGTGGGCGGGGTGATCCCGGAGCTGACCGGCTACGCCTCGATCCGCCCGGAGGTGAAATACGCCGCCGCCAGCCGCGTCGACTTCCTGCTGACCGATCCGGACCGCCCGCCCTGCTGGCTGGAGGTCAAGAACGTCCACCTGTCGCGCACCCCGCCGCTGGCCGAATTCCCCGACTGCAAGGCGGCCCGCTCGACCCGCCACCTGGAGGACCTCGCCGCCCAGGTCCGCGAAGGCCACCGGGCCGTGGCCCTGTTCGTCGTCCAGCGCGAGGACTGCGACCGCTTCAAGGCCTGCGCCGACTTGGATCCGGCCTTCGCGGCGGGCCTGGAGCGCGCGGCGGACGCGGGGGTGGAGGTGCTGGTCTATCGATGTGCGATGGCGACAGGGGAAATCAGAATAGCAGACCGAATTGCTTGGTCTCGCTAG
- a CDS encoding TetR/AcrR family transcriptional regulator gives MAATLISDEATCGQDAPSPRWTSRRQQILDAAAQCFRQSGFHGASMANVAAAAGQSVGQIYRYFDNKEAIIAAIVDQHLAELRETFDQLQSRPGSAADLIADHVPQMLAERLDPYRAGLVLEVAAEAARNPKIAEILRAADAQERALCRAILARDRKPGWSDAEFEARSDLLRILVDGLTFRAVNQPDLDRTALASAIRMTIHNLSL, from the coding sequence ATGGCGGCGACGCTGATTTCGGACGAGGCGACGTGCGGGCAGGACGCCCCGTCTCCGCGCTGGACGTCGCGTCGCCAGCAGATCCTCGACGCCGCCGCCCAGTGTTTCCGCCAGTCCGGCTTCCACGGCGCCAGCATGGCCAATGTCGCCGCGGCGGCGGGCCAGAGCGTCGGCCAGATCTACCGCTACTTCGACAACAAGGAGGCGATCATCGCCGCCATCGTCGACCAGCACCTGGCCGAGCTGCGCGAGACCTTCGACCAGTTGCAGAGCCGTCCCGGCTCGGCCGCCGACCTGATCGCCGACCATGTGCCGCAGATGCTGGCCGAACGGCTCGACCCTTATCGGGCGGGCCTGGTGCTGGAGGTCGCGGCCGAGGCGGCCCGCAATCCGAAGATCGCCGAGATTCTTCGCGCTGCCGACGCCCAGGAGCGGGCGCTGTGCCGGGCGATCCTGGCCCGCGACCGCAAGCCCGGCTGGAGCGACGCGGAGTTCGAGGCGCGCAGCGACCTGCTGCGCATCCTGGTCGACGGACTGACCTTCAGGGCCGTGAACCAGCCGGACCTGGACCGGACCGCCCTGGCGTCGGCGATCCGGATGACGATCCACAATCTGTCGCTCTGA
- a CDS encoding SapC family protein, which translates to MTDLARQPLPLFYQDPQPLNALVHGALRLKDGDYGFAAQTNAAPLTLVEFASAARGYPVVFSQGETPFPMAILGLGADNRFVAEGRWAEGMYAPAYVRRYPFVFIEAGGDNLVLGIDMASDRIVVGGEGGAALFEDGKPSALTEGAMAFCGEFHAQHLQARAFGAALVEHDLLIAQQADARPAGGQPLSLGGFQVVDPARFAALPDEVVLDWHRKGWLALVHFHLASLERFTDLLARESGAAAVAALSKVSAKPRPAMAKSVAPKTEDA; encoded by the coding sequence GTGACTGATCTCGCCAGGCAGCCCTTGCCGCTGTTCTACCAGGACCCCCAGCCGCTGAACGCGCTGGTCCACGGGGCCCTACGCCTGAAGGACGGCGATTATGGTTTCGCCGCCCAGACCAACGCCGCGCCGCTGACCCTGGTGGAGTTTGCCTCGGCGGCTCGGGGCTATCCGGTGGTGTTCTCGCAAGGCGAGACGCCGTTCCCCATGGCCATCCTGGGCCTGGGCGCGGACAACCGCTTCGTCGCCGAGGGGCGCTGGGCCGAGGGGATGTATGCGCCCGCCTATGTGCGCCGGTATCCGTTCGTGTTCATCGAGGCCGGTGGCGACAACCTGGTTCTGGGGATCGACATGGCGTCCGACCGGATCGTCGTGGGCGGGGAGGGCGGGGCTGCCCTGTTCGAGGACGGCAAGCCCTCGGCGCTGACCGAGGGCGCCATGGCCTTCTGCGGTGAGTTCCATGCCCAGCACCTGCAGGCCCGAGCCTTCGGCGCGGCCCTGGTCGAGCACGACCTGCTGATCGCCCAGCAGGCCGACGCCCGCCCGGCCGGCGGCCAGCCCCTGAGCCTAGGCGGCTTTCAGGTCGTCGACCCGGCCCGGTTCGCGGCCTTGCCCGACGAGGTGGTGCTGGACTGGCACCGCAAGGGCTGGCTGGCCCTGGTGCATTTCCACCTGGCCTCGCTGGAGCGCTTCACCGACCTGCTGGCGCGCGAGAGCGGCGCGGCGGCCGTCGCCGCGCTATCAAAAGTCTCCGCCAAACCCCGACCGGCGATGGCCAAATCCGTCGCGCCCAAGACCGAGGATGCGTAA
- a CDS encoding enoyl-CoA hydratase/isomerase family protein: MTSSPASQTEPQIEPLIFEVEDGVAILTLNRPGQGNSLNPALLLALEAAWARVNEDRDIVAVILTGAGERHFCTGADVGALEVGVGGLQNQPYAAANRFSPRMCAVTRPVICCVNGLVNAGGLHFVADSDIVVASATAQFMDSHVSVGQVSALESIGIARRAGLGAALLMGLVGKSYRMSAERAYALGMIDLLEPTAAEALDRAKSLAKAMCANSPQAMALTKRAIWLATELNDPAAPTHGWELLKSQWSHPDFEEGPKAFAEKREPRWDPDPNARR; the protein is encoded by the coding sequence ATGACCTCGTCGCCCGCAAGCCAGACCGAGCCCCAGATCGAGCCTTTGATCTTCGAGGTCGAGGACGGAGTCGCGATCCTGACGCTGAACCGGCCGGGCCAGGGCAATTCGCTGAACCCGGCGCTGCTGCTGGCGTTGGAGGCGGCCTGGGCGCGGGTCAATGAGGATCGCGACATCGTGGCGGTGATCCTGACCGGCGCGGGCGAGCGGCACTTCTGCACCGGGGCCGACGTGGGTGCGCTGGAAGTCGGCGTGGGCGGCCTGCAGAACCAGCCCTACGCCGCCGCCAACCGCTTCTCGCCGCGCATGTGCGCGGTGACCAGGCCGGTGATCTGTTGCGTCAACGGCCTGGTCAACGCCGGCGGCCTGCACTTCGTGGCCGACAGCGACATCGTCGTCGCCTCCGCCACCGCCCAGTTCATGGACAGCCATGTCAGCGTCGGTCAGGTCTCGGCCCTGGAGTCGATCGGTATCGCCCGTCGGGCCGGCCTGGGCGCGGCCCTGCTGATGGGGCTCGTGGGCAAGTCCTATCGGATGTCGGCCGAGCGGGCCTACGCCCTGGGCATGATCGATCTGCTCGAGCCCACCGCCGCCGAGGCCCTGGACCGCGCCAAGAGTTTGGCCAAAGCCATGTGCGCCAACTCGCCCCAGGCCATGGCGCTGACCAAGCGGGCGATCTGGCTGGCCACCGAGCTCAACGACCCCGCCGCGCCGACCCATGGCTGGGAGCTCTTGAAATCACAGTGGTCGCATCCCGATTTCGAGGAAGGTCCCAAGGCCTTCGCCGAAAAGCGCGAGCCCCGCTGGGATCCGGATCCGAACGCCCGTCGCTAG
- a CDS encoding OmpH family outer membrane protein — translation MIRQSLLVALLCASAAAPALAQAPAAQPLGGNPVPGVCLLSREAIFANAKVGAAASARLQQLTQDAQAEVETDRKALDVDLKAYQAEQAKLTPAQRQAKEQALAPRVQAMQAKAQQRSREIEATREKALAQISTAAQPVIAQAYKAKGCGLLVDRNSVLGGNLANDLTADVVKGLDATMTTISFNREVLPAAPQAATR, via the coding sequence ATGATCCGCCAATCCCTGCTCGTCGCCCTGCTGTGCGCCAGCGCAGCGGCGCCGGCCCTGGCCCAGGCTCCCGCCGCCCAGCCGCTGGGCGGCAACCCTGTTCCCGGCGTGTGCCTGCTGTCGCGCGAGGCGATCTTCGCCAACGCCAAGGTCGGGGCGGCCGCCTCCGCGCGCCTGCAGCAGCTGACCCAGGACGCCCAGGCCGAGGTTGAGACCGACCGCAAGGCGCTGGACGTCGACCTGAAGGCCTATCAGGCCGAGCAGGCCAAGCTGACGCCGGCTCAGCGCCAGGCCAAGGAGCAGGCCCTGGCGCCGCGCGTCCAGGCCATGCAGGCCAAGGCCCAGCAGCGCTCGCGCGAGATCGAGGCCACCCGCGAGAAAGCCCTGGCCCAGATCTCCACCGCCGCCCAGCCAGTGATCGCCCAGGCCTACAAGGCCAAGGGCTGCGGCCTGTTGGTCGACCGCAACTCGGTGCTCGGCGGCAACCTGGCCAACGACTTGACCGCCGACGTGGTCAAGGGCCTGGATGCGACGATGACCACCATCAGCTTCAATCGCGAGGTCCTGCCGGCCGCGCCGCAAGCCGCGACCCGCTAG
- a CDS encoding TetR/AcrR family transcriptional regulator, whose translation MPASPSSPWKTADDRLKEREIKREAVLLAAARAFNERGFHNTALEDVAADLKVTKPTIYYYGESKEALLAACYRRALDTLDDVTRQSEGDAADARTRLRVLIIAYGEAILSIYGRCLTRVPDNSLSPPLRQELRAIKRTVDDRIRRVLDDGARDGTLKPTDTKMTAFAIAGALNAAALWFEETGPSSAQQIGEHYADLFVAALQPA comes from the coding sequence ATGCCCGCGTCGCCCTCATCGCCCTGGAAAACCGCCGACGACCGCCTCAAGGAGCGGGAAATCAAGCGCGAGGCCGTGCTGTTGGCGGCGGCCCGCGCCTTCAACGAGCGCGGCTTCCACAACACGGCGCTGGAGGACGTGGCGGCGGACCTCAAGGTCACCAAGCCCACGATCTACTATTACGGAGAAAGCAAGGAGGCCTTGCTGGCGGCCTGCTATCGCCGCGCCCTGGACACCCTGGACGACGTCACCCGCCAGTCCGAGGGCGACGCCGCCGATGCGCGCACGCGCCTGCGGGTGCTGATCATCGCCTATGGCGAGGCCATCCTGTCGATCTACGGGCGCTGCCTGACCCGAGTGCCCGACAACAGCCTGTCGCCGCCGCTGCGCCAGGAGCTGCGGGCCATCAAGCGCACGGTCGACGATCGCATCCGGCGGGTGCTGGACGACGGCGCCCGTGACGGGACGCTGAAGCCCACCGACACCAAGATGACCGCCTTCGCCATCGCCGGCGCGCTGAACGCCGCAGCGCTGTGGTTCGAGGAGACGGGCCCTTCCTCCGCCCAGCAGATCGGCGAGCACTACGCCGACCTGTTCGTCGCGGCCTTGCAGCCGGCCTAG
- a CDS encoding NAD-dependent succinate-semialdehyde dehydrogenase, whose protein sequence is MRPQLNDPDLLREQCWIGGAWVGEASVAVTDPATGEILASVPSLDAGQVQSAIDAAQAALPAWRAKTAGERAKVLRRWFDLVTAATDDLAMILTREQGKPLAEAKGEIAYAAAYIEWFAEEAKRVYGEVIPSHRADSRLVVIRQPVGVVAAITPWNFPAAMVTRKIAPALAAGCTVVAKPASQTPLTALALARLAEQAGVPAGVLNVVTGAARVVGGTLTASPVVAKLSFTGSTEVGKTLMAQCAPTMKKLSMELGGNAPFIVFPDADLDAAVEGAIASKYRNNGQTCVCVNRILVHKDVAATFEAKLAAAVAKLKVGPGTEAGVVLGPLIDQAAVEKVEEHIADALSHGGRLVTGGHRHALGQGFFEPTIIGGATPDMLIAHEETFGPVAALFEFETEEQALAMANDTDVGLAGYFYARDIGRIWRVAEAMEVGMVGINTGLISTEVAPFGGVKSSGMGREGSRHGLEDYTELKYLCMGGL, encoded by the coding sequence ATGCGGCCCCAGCTGAACGATCCGGACCTTCTGCGCGAGCAATGCTGGATCGGAGGCGCGTGGGTCGGCGAGGCCAGCGTCGCCGTCACCGATCCGGCGACTGGCGAGATCCTGGCCTCGGTGCCCAGCCTGGACGCGGGCCAGGTGCAGTCCGCCATCGACGCGGCCCAGGCGGCGCTGCCGGCCTGGCGAGCCAAGACCGCCGGCGAGCGCGCCAAGGTCCTGCGTCGCTGGTTCGACCTGGTTACGGCCGCCACCGACGACCTGGCGATGATCCTGACCCGCGAGCAGGGCAAGCCCCTGGCCGAGGCCAAGGGCGAGATCGCCTATGCGGCCGCCTACATCGAATGGTTCGCCGAGGAGGCCAAGCGCGTCTACGGCGAGGTGATCCCCAGCCACCGGGCCGACAGCCGCCTGGTGGTGATCCGCCAGCCCGTCGGGGTGGTCGCGGCCATCACGCCCTGGAACTTCCCCGCGGCCATGGTCACCCGCAAGATCGCGCCGGCCCTGGCGGCCGGCTGCACCGTCGTGGCCAAGCCCGCCTCGCAGACGCCGCTGACGGCCCTGGCCCTGGCGCGCCTGGCCGAGCAGGCCGGCGTTCCGGCGGGCGTGCTGAACGTGGTGACGGGCGCGGCCCGGGTGGTCGGCGGAACGCTGACGGCCAGCCCCGTGGTCGCCAAGCTCTCCTTCACCGGCTCGACCGAGGTGGGCAAGACCCTGATGGCGCAGTGCGCGCCGACCATGAAGAAGCTCTCCATGGAACTGGGCGGCAACGCCCCGTTCATCGTCTTCCCCGACGCCGACCTGGACGCGGCGGTCGAGGGGGCGATCGCCTCGAAGTACCGCAACAACGGCCAGACCTGCGTCTGCGTGAACCGCATCCTGGTCCACAAGGACGTGGCCGCGACCTTCGAGGCCAAGCTGGCCGCCGCGGTGGCCAAGCTGAAGGTCGGTCCGGGCACCGAGGCCGGCGTCGTCCTGGGTCCGTTGATCGACCAGGCCGCCGTCGAAAAGGTCGAGGAGCATATCGCCGACGCCCTGAGCCACGGTGGACGCCTGGTGACCGGCGGTCATCGCCATGCGCTGGGCCAAGGGTTCTTCGAGCCGACGATCATCGGCGGCGCCACCCCGGATATGCTGATCGCCCACGAGGAGACCTTCGGCCCGGTCGCCGCCCTGTTCGAGTTCGAGACCGAGGAACAGGCCCTGGCCATGGCCAACGACACCGACGTGGGCCTGGCCGGCTACTTCTACGCCCGCGATATCGGCCGGATCTGGCGGGTGGCCGAGGCGATGGAGGTGGGCATGGTCGGCATCAACACCGGCCTGATCTCCACCGAGGTCGCGCCGTTCGGCGGGGTCAAGTCCTCGGGCATGGGCCGCGAGGGCTCACGCCACGGCCTGGAGGACTATACCGAGCTGAAGTACCTGTGCATGGGCGGCCTCTAG
- a CDS encoding competence/damage-inducible protein A, whose product MTTSERVTAAVLIIGDEILSGRTQDVNLNAIAKYLATYGVDVCEVRIVPDVEQEIIDAVNALRTRYDYVVTTGGIGPTHDDITADSVAKAFGVTAPEHPEIMAMLRERWGEPNAARRRMAHVPEGGTLVKNPVQGPPGFQIGNVFVLAGVPAIMRGMLDDVGPRLRTGAVVISKTVRVTGTGEGTIAAPLEAVAKAHPDLSIGSYPFFAPPDVYGASLVIRGRDPAQVDAAVEELVASLTQAGVAGIERLDAGAA is encoded by the coding sequence ATGACGACCAGCGAGCGCGTGACGGCGGCGGTTCTGATCATCGGCGACGAGATCCTGTCGGGTCGCACCCAGGACGTGAACCTCAACGCCATCGCCAAGTATCTGGCCACCTACGGCGTGGATGTCTGCGAGGTGCGGATCGTGCCGGATGTCGAGCAGGAGATCATCGACGCGGTCAACGCCCTGAGGACCCGATACGACTACGTGGTCACCACCGGCGGCATCGGTCCCACCCACGACGACATCACCGCCGATTCGGTGGCCAAGGCCTTTGGGGTGACGGCCCCCGAGCATCCCGAGATCATGGCCATGCTGCGCGAACGCTGGGGCGAGCCCAACGCCGCGCGTCGGCGCATGGCCCACGTGCCCGAGGGCGGCACGCTGGTGAAGAACCCCGTCCAGGGCCCGCCGGGCTTCCAGATCGGCAATGTCTTCGTGCTGGCGGGCGTGCCGGCGATCATGCGCGGCATGCTCGACGATGTCGGTCCGCGCCTGCGCACCGGGGCGGTGGTGATCAGCAAGACCGTCCGGGTCACCGGCACCGGCGAGGGCACGATCGCCGCGCCGCTGGAAGCGGTGGCCAAGGCCCATCCGGATCTGTCGATCGGCAGCTATCCGTTCTTCGCCCCGCCCGACGTCTACGGCGCCAGCCTGGTGATCCGCGGCCGCGATCCGGCGCAGGTCGACGCGGCGGTCGAAGAGCTGGTGGCGTCGCTGACCCAGGCCGGGGTGGCGGGGATCGAGCGGTTGGACGCGGGCGCGGCCTAA
- the map gene encoding type I methionyl aminopeptidase: MTLEDTAEIEAETRTGAIKIHKPADFEGMRRAGKLAAECLDMLIPHVVPGVSSDHLDTLAREFILDHGALPACLFYRGYPKTVCISRNHVVCHGIPGEWALREGDIVNIDVTVIVDGWHGDTSRMYGVGEVGPRARRLVEITYEGMKRGLDAVKPGATLGDIGYAIQSYVEAQRCSVVRDFCGHGLGKVFHDAPNILHFGRPGQGAVLKPGMFFTVEPMVNLGKPAVKVLGDGWTAVTRDKSLSAQCEHSIGVTEDGYEVFTASPTGLFQPAILGG, from the coding sequence ATGACCCTTGAAGACACGGCCGAGATCGAAGCCGAGACCCGCACCGGCGCGATCAAGATCCACAAGCCCGCCGACTTCGAGGGCATGCGCCGCGCCGGCAAGCTGGCGGCCGAGTGCCTGGACATGTTGATCCCGCACGTCGTGCCAGGCGTGTCGTCCGACCACCTGGACACTCTGGCCCGCGAGTTCATCCTCGACCACGGCGCCCTGCCGGCCTGCCTGTTCTATCGCGGTTATCCCAAGACGGTCTGCATCTCGCGCAACCACGTGGTCTGCCACGGCATCCCCGGCGAGTGGGCGCTGCGCGAGGGCGACATCGTCAATATCGACGTGACCGTGATCGTCGACGGCTGGCACGGCGATACCTCGCGGATGTATGGCGTCGGCGAGGTGGGCCCCCGCGCCCGCCGCCTGGTCGAGATCACCTACGAGGGCATGAAGCGCGGCCTGGACGCGGTGAAGCCGGGCGCGACCCTGGGCGACATCGGCTACGCCATCCAGTCGTATGTCGAGGCCCAGCGCTGCAGCGTGGTGCGCGACTTCTGCGGCCACGGCCTGGGCAAGGTGTTCCATGACGCCCCCAACATCCTGCACTTCGGCCGCCCCGGCCAGGGCGCGGTGCTGAAGCCGGGCATGTTCTTCACCGTCGAGCCGATGGTGAACCTGGGCAAGCCAGCCGTGAAGGTGCTGGGCGACGGCTGGACGGCCGTGACCCGCGACAAGTCGCTGTCGGCCCAGTGCGAACACTCGATCGGCGTGACGGAAGACGGCTACGAGGTGTTCACCGCCTCGCCGACCGGCCTGTTCCAGCCGGCGATCCTGGGCGGCTGA